A region of Nitrosomonas stercoris DNA encodes the following proteins:
- a CDS encoding zinc-dependent sulfurtransferase SufU — protein sequence MSQKSIYQEVILDHNRKPRNYGTLEHPTHHATGHNPLCGDRIDLDIDMQDGHIEKIAFRGESCAICKASSSMMTGVVKGKTQQEAEAMIQEFREMLISKEEKNFDHLNRLRVLAGIRDLPTRVKCAILPWHTLHAALNSTEGATTENDDHLNNELVVNNH from the coding sequence ATGAGTCAAAAATCAATCTACCAAGAAGTCATTCTTGATCATAATCGTAAGCCACGCAATTATGGGACGCTAGAGCACCCGACCCATCATGCCACTGGACATAATCCATTATGTGGTGACCGTATTGATTTAGATATTGATATGCAGGATGGGCATATTGAAAAAATTGCTTTTCGAGGCGAATCTTGCGCCATTTGTAAAGCTTCTTCTTCCATGATGACCGGTGTAGTCAAAGGAAAAACACAGCAAGAAGCAGAAGCTATGATTCAAGAATTTCGAGAGATGCTGATTAGTAAAGAAGAGAAAAATTTTGATCATTTGAATCGGCTCAGGGTATTAGCTGGTATACGAGATTTGCCGACCAGAGTAAAGTGCGCCATTTTGCCATGGCATACTTTGCATGCAGCACTCAATTCAACCGAAGGCGCAACAACCGAAAATGATGATCATCTCAATAACGAATTGGTGGTGAACAACCATTAA
- a CDS encoding putative cysteine desulfurase, with translation MKIVDPLVASVAEQETAIDVERIRADFPILATKVGDKPLVYLDNAASSQMPQAVIDRLVRYQKTQHANIHRAVHHLSDIATQEYEEARRKLQHFIGAREDREVIFTSGTTDSINLVMHGYGRKFIQSGDEIILSELEHHSNIVPWQMLAEEKNIRIRVAPINDQGEILVEEYEKLFNENTRFVALSHVSNAMGTINPIKRMIAIAHQHDVPVLVDGAQAAPHLKVDVQELDCDFYVFSAHKMCGPTGVGILYGKAHLLEAMQPYKGGGDMIASVSFEKTTYNELPYKFEAGTPPIAAAIGFGAAIDYLEQIDLDVIAAYEHELLIYATEQIKMIPGVKIIGNSASKVAVISFVIDGVHPHDVGTLLNQDGVAVRTGHHCAQPIMQHFNVAATSRASFSFYNTKKEIDTLVAGIRSVQKVFV, from the coding sequence ATGAAAATTGTCGATCCGTTAGTGGCGTCTGTAGCGGAACAAGAAACAGCGATTGATGTAGAAAGAATACGAGCAGATTTCCCAATCTTGGCAACTAAAGTGGGAGATAAGCCACTGGTTTATCTTGATAATGCTGCCTCTAGCCAAATGCCACAAGCGGTTATTGATCGCTTAGTTCGTTATCAAAAAACGCAGCATGCCAATATTCATCGTGCGGTACATCATTTATCTGATATCGCTACACAGGAATACGAGGAAGCACGTCGTAAGCTACAGCATTTTATTGGCGCACGTGAGGATAGAGAGGTGATCTTCACCAGTGGCACGACTGACAGCATTAATTTGGTCATGCATGGCTATGGACGCAAATTTATTCAAAGTGGTGATGAAATTATTCTGTCCGAGTTGGAACATCATTCCAATATTGTGCCGTGGCAGATGTTGGCTGAAGAGAAAAATATTCGTATCAGAGTTGCGCCGATCAATGATCAAGGTGAAATTCTAGTTGAGGAATATGAAAAACTCTTTAATGAGAACACTCGCTTCGTTGCGCTGTCCCATGTTTCTAATGCAATGGGAACGATTAATCCGATCAAACGTATGATTGCCATTGCCCACCAACATGATGTACCGGTGTTGGTTGATGGTGCGCAAGCTGCTCCTCATTTAAAAGTAGACGTGCAAGAACTGGATTGTGATTTTTATGTTTTCTCAGCACATAAAATGTGTGGCCCAACTGGAGTAGGTATCTTGTATGGGAAGGCACATTTACTGGAAGCGATGCAACCGTACAAAGGAGGAGGCGATATGATCGCTTCAGTTTCCTTTGAAAAGACAACTTACAATGAGCTCCCCTATAAGTTTGAAGCCGGTACTCCACCTATTGCGGCAGCAATAGGGTTTGGTGCAGCCATTGATTATCTGGAACAAATTGATCTGGATGTGATTGCTGCCTATGAACATGAATTACTTATCTATGCAACGGAACAGATCAAAATGATTCCTGGCGTTAAAATTATAGGGAATAGTGCTAGTAAGGTTGCCGTGATATCGTTTGTTATCGATGGTGTTCATCCGCATGATGTCGGTACCTTGTTAAACCAGGATGGTGTGGCTGTGCGTACAGGCCATCATTGTGCACAGCCAATTATGCAGCACTTTAATGTGGCGGCCACATCACGCGCCTCATTTTCTTTTTATAATACTAAAAAAGAGATCGATACCCTGGTAGCAGGTATTCGATCCGTACAAAAGGTCTTCGTATAA
- a CDS encoding FeS cluster assembly protein SufD codes for MTMNAAIWDDYLDKLIEPWQEKTLPFVSTHYIDQLRKDALSQVKSLRLPTSRDETWRFTDISALRDTLFQRASIAALPDFDYQNNTFLDDPAHRLVFVDGQYTPELSSQITDDAIAVCNLSDLTAACIPQTEQHLGQLASFQNDVFVALNTALMHDGVCIVISENASVTLPIHILYVTSGKEVATYPRCLFVAKTGSKATIIEEYISLQQGATLTNTVTEIYTENSAHVNHIRLQRENSQAFHIANNTVFIEKAAHYAVVSLAFGAYISRFDQKLILAEGAECEIDGLALLADKQLADTHTFIDHTKPHGRSRQLHKCIVDDSARGVFSGDIMVRLHAQQTDARQLNHNLLLSEKARMDTKPQLEIFADDVKCAHGATVGQLDKDSLFYLQSRGFAEAEARNLLTYAFGGEIIDRINVPSLKKRLEEYILTKTRVG; via the coding sequence ATGACAATGAATGCGGCTATCTGGGATGATTATCTGGATAAATTGATCGAGCCCTGGCAAGAGAAAACACTGCCTTTTGTGTCCACCCATTACATCGATCAACTCCGCAAAGATGCATTGAGTCAAGTTAAATCTCTCAGACTGCCTACCTCTCGCGATGAAACGTGGCGTTTTACTGATATTTCTGCGCTTAGAGATACCTTATTCCAAAGAGCATCGATTGCTGCATTGCCAGATTTTGATTATCAGAACAATACCTTTCTGGACGACCCTGCACATAGGTTGGTATTTGTCGATGGTCAATATACCCCTGAGTTGTCGAGTCAGATAACAGATGATGCGATTGCTGTTTGTAATCTGTCAGATTTAACAGCAGCATGTATTCCCCAAACAGAACAACATTTGGGACAGTTAGCTTCTTTTCAAAATGATGTGTTTGTAGCATTAAATACTGCGCTCATGCATGACGGGGTATGTATTGTCATTTCGGAAAATGCTTCTGTTACCTTGCCTATTCATATTTTATATGTGACATCTGGCAAAGAAGTGGCGACCTATCCACGTTGCTTGTTTGTTGCCAAGACTGGATCAAAAGCAACCATCATTGAGGAATACATTTCCTTGCAGCAGGGAGCCACTTTAACAAATACAGTAACGGAAATATATACGGAGAATTCTGCGCATGTGAATCACATTCGTTTGCAGCGTGAGAATTCACAGGCTTTTCATATTGCAAACAACACCGTTTTTATTGAGAAAGCTGCGCATTACGCGGTAGTGAGCCTTGCATTTGGTGCATATATTTCTCGTTTTGATCAGAAACTTATCTTGGCTGAAGGTGCAGAGTGTGAAATAGATGGGCTGGCATTGCTCGCAGATAAGCAGCTTGCTGATACCCATACTTTTATTGATCATACCAAACCACATGGTCGTAGCAGACAACTGCATAAATGTATTGTGGATGACAGTGCACGTGGTGTTTTTAGTGGCGATATTATGGTGCGTTTACATGCCCAACAAACGGATGCCAGACAACTGAATCACAACTTGTTGTTATCAGAAAAAGCGCGCATGGATACTAAACCTCAACTTGAAATATTTGCGGATGATGTCAAGTGTGCGCATGGCGCAACAGTAGGACAACTGGATAAAGACTCTCTATTTTATCTGCAAAGTAGAGGATTTGCTGAAGCGGAAGCGCGTAATTTGCTAACGTATGCGTTTGGAGGCGAAATTATTGATCGCATTAACGTGCCTTCTCTCAAAAAACGACTAGAGGAATATATCCTTACCAAAACACGAGTGGGTTAA